The window TTCTAATCCCACGGCAAAGCCCGTCAGGCGGTTAACCTGTTTAATGGCAATGTTTAAGCCATGCATAAATGATTCCCGGTCAAAGGAATCCTGCCGAATCGTTAGTGCTTCTCCGGGTCCCCCAAAGAGCACCTGTTCGTGCGCCACGTAACCCGGTAACCGGACGGCGTGAATCGGCACGTCGTCGTAATTCGCGCCCCGTGCGCCGGGGATCGTTTCGACCGGGTTCTCAACCGTTTCCGGCGCTTGCTTCCGACCCGCGGCAATCATTTTGGCCGTATTAACGGCCGTTCCAGACGGCGAGTCATTCTTATCAGCGTGGTGCATTTCGATAATTTCAGCATCCGGGAAGTACTGGGCTGCTTGCTTGGCAAATTGCATCAGTAAGACGGCGGATAACCCGAAGTTCGGTACTAATAACCCGGCTTGGTGTTGTTCTTTTGCAAGTTGCGTTAATTGCGCGACTTGATCATCGCTGATCCCACTGGTTCCAATGATCGGGGTCATGCCGTGTTCTAATGCAAACCGGGCGTTTTCAAAGGCTCCCGCTGGCG of the Fructilactobacillus cliffordii genome contains:
- the dapB gene encoding 4-hydroxy-tetrahydrodipicolinate reductase, whose amino-acid sequence is MPTTVLVAGFQGSMGQKATAMIKRDPELELAAVYSPHLETTDPAAYELPATTQVFNQLSAMDTRAQVWVDFSTPAGAFENARFALEHGMTPIIGTSGISDDQVAQLTQLAKEQHQAGLLVPNFGLSAVLLMQFAKQAAQYFPDAEIIEMHHADKNDSPSGTAVNTAKMIAAGRKQAPETVENPVETIPGARGANYDDVPIHAVRLPGYVAHEQVLFGGPGEALTIRQDSFDRESFMHGLNIAIKQVNRLTGFAVGLENVL